The following coding sequences are from one Streptomyces sp. NBC_00536 window:
- a CDS encoding ketoacyl-ACP synthase III family protein, with the protein MRWEQVYLAGTGVWLADRTNAAAAVAAGAYDAGEHAVNQIHSVSSAAAGGPDDLSAPEMAVRAARTALRRSGPAAERITNVFHSYLWFQGAELWPSAAYVAQHAVGSAVPAFDLLQQCNAGLAGVELAARQLQGGGSDRAGGGEAVLLTTADRFAAPAFDRWRAERGMVYGDGGTALVLSSSPAGATGRLLATATRVDNSLEGLARGAGFRSGPEREPRPVDLGARAEEYFRAQRNMRAATLRTAEVAAESIRVALADSGTPMDRIDRVVLNATGQQRLRWQLEHQLGIEEEFSNWEFCREVGHLGAGDHFAGLNELLETGEVGEGDRVLLVGGGTGYSCTSAVVEITDTSGGCA; encoded by the coding sequence ATGCGCTGGGAGCAGGTGTACCTGGCCGGCACGGGTGTCTGGCTGGCCGACCGCACGAACGCCGCGGCGGCCGTCGCGGCCGGTGCGTACGACGCCGGGGAACACGCCGTCAACCAGATCCACTCGGTCAGCTCGGCCGCGGCCGGAGGTCCGGACGATCTGTCCGCGCCGGAGATGGCGGTCCGCGCGGCCCGCACCGCGCTGCGCCGTTCCGGCCCGGCCGCGGAGCGGATCACGAACGTGTTCCACAGCTATCTATGGTTCCAGGGAGCCGAGTTGTGGCCGTCCGCCGCCTATGTGGCACAGCACGCGGTCGGCTCCGCGGTACCCGCCTTCGACCTGTTGCAGCAGTGCAACGCGGGACTGGCCGGGGTGGAGCTGGCGGCCCGTCAGCTCCAGGGTGGAGGGTCCGACCGGGCGGGCGGTGGCGAGGCCGTGCTGCTGACCACGGCCGACCGCTTCGCGGCCCCCGCCTTCGACCGCTGGCGGGCCGAACGCGGCATGGTCTACGGAGACGGGGGCACCGCGCTGGTGCTCAGCTCCTCCCCGGCGGGCGCGACCGGCCGGCTGCTGGCCACCGCGACCCGCGTGGACAACTCGCTGGAGGGCCTCGCCCGGGGCGCCGGATTCCGCTCCGGCCCCGAGCGGGAGCCCAGGCCGGTGGACCTGGGGGCGCGCGCCGAGGAGTACTTCCGGGCGCAGCGCAACATGCGGGCCGCGACCCTGCGCACCGCCGAGGTGGCGGCCGAGTCGATCCGGGTCGCGCTGGCCGACTCCGGTACGCCGATGGACCGGATCGACCGGGTGGTGCTGAACGCCACCGGGCAGCAGCGGCTGCGCTGGCAGCTGGAACACCAGCTGGGCATCGAGGAGGAGTTCTCCAACTGGGAGTTCTGCCGCGAGGTGGGCCACCTGGGCGCGGGGGACCACTTCGCCGGGCTGAACGAGCTGCTGGAGACCGGCGAGGTCGGCGAGGGCGACCGGGTGCTCCTGGTCGGCGGCGGCACCGGCTACAGCTGCACCAGCGCGGTCGTCGAGATCACCGACACCTCGGGCGGGTGCGCATGA
- a CDS encoding class I adenylate-forming enzyme family protein: MSTATPTVPGGAFPPAATEVEDGTLVIDLLDAAAAARPAATAVRDASGAWSYAELAEASRTVAARLRGCGGVAPGDRVVLRLGNRREFVALYYGVLRAGAVAVPLNPELKAFVLRGVLADAAPAVVVLDPSEPGPVRTAVIACGARPVTPAELLDGPGPDTYAPAATGPGRPSADAVAQLIYTSGSTSAPKGVVCTHRQVVFAARAIARRLDYGPRDVVLAALPLSFDYGLYQLLLAAIGGSEVVLADAAAPVRVLTVLREHRVTVMPVVPSLAEMLCRLAARGTPPDHVRLFTNTGAALAGSTIEALRSGFPGAAVVAMYGITECKRVTIAEPDADRERPGSVGLPLDGTTVEVLDERGRTLPPGEVGEIVVGGPHVMTGYWNAPGPTAERYRPDPRTGRTRLHTGDQGRLDADGHLCISGRLDDQFKRRGVRMSTPEIEAAALDVPGVRAAAALPPRDGLDLRLVVTGEDGLSADRVIEGLEQRLEAAKVPAACRVIARMPLTPNGKTDRKALETDEH; encoded by the coding sequence ATGAGCACCGCCACCCCGACGGTCCCGGGCGGCGCCTTCCCGCCCGCGGCCACCGAGGTCGAGGACGGCACGCTCGTCATCGACCTGCTGGACGCGGCCGCCGCCGCCCGGCCCGCCGCGACCGCGGTCCGGGACGCCTCCGGTGCCTGGAGCTACGCCGAACTGGCCGAGGCCAGCCGGACAGTGGCCGCCCGGCTGCGCGGCTGCGGCGGAGTCGCACCGGGCGACCGGGTGGTCCTGCGGCTCGGCAACCGGCGGGAGTTCGTCGCGCTGTACTACGGCGTGCTGCGTGCCGGGGCCGTCGCGGTGCCGCTGAACCCGGAGTTGAAGGCCTTCGTCCTGCGCGGGGTGCTGGCGGACGCCGCTCCGGCGGTGGTCGTCCTCGACCCGTCCGAGCCGGGCCCGGTCCGCACGGCGGTCATCGCCTGCGGCGCCCGCCCGGTCACGCCCGCCGAACTCCTCGACGGCCCGGGCCCGGACACGTACGCGCCCGCGGCCACCGGCCCCGGCCGCCCGTCGGCCGACGCGGTCGCCCAGCTGATCTACACCTCCGGCAGCACGTCCGCCCCCAAGGGGGTGGTCTGCACCCACCGGCAGGTGGTCTTCGCCGCCCGGGCGATCGCCCGTCGGCTGGACTACGGGCCGCGGGACGTGGTGCTCGCCGCGCTGCCGCTCTCCTTCGACTACGGCCTCTACCAGCTCCTGCTGGCCGCGATCGGCGGCTCCGAGGTGGTGCTGGCGGACGCCGCCGCGCCGGTGCGCGTGCTCACCGTGCTGCGCGAGCACCGGGTCACCGTGATGCCGGTGGTGCCCTCGCTGGCCGAGATGCTCTGCCGCCTCGCGGCCCGCGGCACCCCACCGGACCACGTCCGGCTGTTCACCAACACCGGTGCCGCGCTGGCCGGTTCGACCATCGAGGCACTGCGCTCCGGGTTCCCCGGCGCGGCCGTGGTCGCGATGTACGGCATCACCGAATGCAAGCGGGTCACCATCGCGGAGCCGGACGCCGACCGCGAGCGCCCCGGCTCGGTGGGCCTGCCCCTGGACGGGACCACGGTCGAGGTCCTCGACGAGCGGGGCCGCACCCTGCCCCCGGGCGAGGTCGGCGAGATCGTCGTCGGCGGCCCGCACGTGATGACCGGCTACTGGAACGCGCCCGGACCGACCGCCGAGCGCTACCGCCCGGACCCGCGCACCGGCCGGACCCGGCTGCACACCGGCGACCAGGGCCGGCTGGACGCCGACGGACACCTCTGCATCAGCGGTCGCCTCGACGACCAGTTCAAGAGGCGCGGGGTCCGGATGAGCACCCCGGAGATCGAGGCCGCCGCACTGGACGTCCCCGGCGTACGGGCGGCCGCCGCGCTGCCGCCCCGGGACGGGCTCGACCTGCGCCTCGTCGTCACCGGCGAGGACGGGCTGAGCGCCGACCGGGTCATCGAAGGCCTGGAACAACGGCTGGAGGCGGCCAAGGTCCCCGCGGCCTGCCGGGTCATCGCCCGGATGCCGCTCACCCCCAATGGCAAGACCGACCGGAAGGCGCTGGAGACCGATGAGCACTGA
- a CDS encoding phosphopantetheine-binding protein, with protein MSTDPRPISQVPDEDLLAAELVRRYGSPLYVYDLARAERAAADLRAALPGGSHLYYSLKANPHPELVRALRLAGCRPEICSTGELAAALAAGFDGADCLYGGPGKTAQELREALAAGVRTFSVESPADLRRVGAAARALGVSARCLLRINGAGAGAGVGLRMTGGASQFGHDIVDALPGLDEFTVPGTELWGLHFFPLTNAADPQGLLAEAVASIRTAAALEAHWGRPLRMLDLGGGFACPYAAPGERPLYHALRAPLEAALDEYLPGWRGRLELAFESGRYLVGDSGRLVCTVTEVKESRGTSYGVLDSGINHLGGLSGVGRLPSLRAEPLHLAHPGPEPEEPAEGAAEEPGTRRVALVGPLCTPADVISRATEAVPPRPGALLAVPNVGAYGATASLLGFLSRPAPAEITVRDGRVVSADRITLTREPLPPRPTSPRPHRSPRKELNSMTTHHRWDDRYESVLAELLPRTAGERPLPAEFGLRAAGLDSMAVVELLVRLEEAYQVAIPDEELGPEAFETVGSLWAVVARQLAPADAH; from the coding sequence ATGAGCACTGATCCACGCCCGATCTCCCAGGTGCCGGACGAGGACCTGCTGGCCGCCGAGCTGGTACGCCGCTACGGCAGCCCGCTGTACGTGTACGACCTCGCCCGGGCCGAGCGGGCCGCCGCGGACCTGCGCGCCGCCCTGCCCGGGGGGTCCCACCTCTACTACTCCCTCAAGGCGAACCCGCACCCCGAGCTGGTCCGCGCCCTGCGGCTGGCCGGGTGCCGCCCGGAGATCTGCTCCACCGGTGAACTCGCCGCCGCGCTGGCGGCCGGTTTCGACGGCGCCGACTGCCTCTACGGCGGCCCGGGCAAGACCGCCCAGGAGCTGCGCGAGGCGCTGGCCGCGGGGGTGCGTACCTTCTCGGTCGAGTCGCCCGCCGATCTGCGCCGGGTCGGCGCCGCGGCCCGGGCCCTCGGGGTGAGCGCGCGCTGCCTGCTGCGGATCAACGGCGCGGGGGCGGGCGCGGGCGTCGGCCTGCGGATGACCGGCGGGGCCTCGCAGTTCGGCCACGACATCGTGGACGCCCTGCCCGGCCTCGACGAATTCACCGTGCCCGGCACGGAGTTGTGGGGGCTGCACTTCTTCCCGCTCACCAACGCCGCCGACCCGCAGGGGCTGCTCGCCGAAGCCGTCGCCTCGATCCGTACCGCCGCCGCGCTGGAGGCCCACTGGGGCCGTCCGCTGCGGATGCTCGACCTCGGCGGCGGGTTCGCCTGTCCGTACGCCGCGCCCGGCGAGCGGCCGCTCTACCACGCGCTGCGCGCGCCGCTGGAGGCCGCGCTGGACGAGTATCTGCCCGGCTGGCGGGGGCGGTTGGAGCTGGCCTTCGAGTCCGGCCGGTACCTGGTCGGCGACAGCGGGCGACTCGTCTGCACCGTCACCGAGGTGAAGGAGAGCCGCGGCACCTCCTACGGCGTGCTCGACAGCGGGATCAACCACCTCGGCGGGCTCTCCGGGGTGGGCCGCCTTCCCTCACTGCGCGCGGAACCCCTGCACCTGGCGCACCCCGGGCCGGAGCCGGAGGAGCCCGCGGAGGGGGCCGCGGAGGAGCCCGGAACCCGCCGGGTGGCCCTGGTCGGGCCGCTCTGCACCCCCGCCGACGTGATCAGCCGGGCCACCGAGGCCGTCCCGCCCCGCCCCGGCGCGCTGCTGGCCGTCCCGAACGTCGGCGCGTACGGCGCCACCGCGAGCCTGCTCGGCTTCCTCAGCCGCCCCGCCCCGGCCGAGATCACCGTCCGCGACGGCCGGGTGGTCAGCGCCGACCGGATCACCCTCACGCGCGAACCGCTGCCACCACGACCCACATCACCGCGACCGCACCGGTCGCCTCGCAAGGAGCTGAACAGCATGACCACACACCACCGTTGGGACGACCGGTACGAGAGCGTCCTGGCCGAGCTGCTGCCCCGCACCGCCGGAGAGCGGCCCCTGCCCGCCGAGTTCGGGCTGCGCGCCGCCGGGCTGGACTCGATGGCCGTCGTCGAGCTGCTGGTGCGGCTGGAGGAGGCCTATCAAGTGGCCATCCCCGACGAGGAGCTGGGGCCGGAGGCCTTCGAGACCGTCGGCAGCCTCTGGGCGGTCGTCGCCCGGCAGCTGGCCCCGGCCGACGCGCACTGA
- a CDS encoding TauD/TfdA family dioxygenase, with amino-acid sequence MEVSAPDLVLTGAESAATERVVALLGGGPQGALVDDPAWVASARDHWEELPARLRRTLRSFRRDPGTGGALLVRGLPVGGAALGATPVTDGSVQRAATVPASVLVLAACGLGDPAAFRPEKTGALVQDVVPVPGREEFQGNAGSVLLTFHNENAFHPHRPDFVMLLCLRADPEGLAGLRTSCVREVLPLMDGETRAALWRPEFRTAPPPSFGAADGRAEPHPVLTGAYEDPDLRVDMAATEPLTERGAAALGELRVLFERTARTARLEPGDLAVVDNRITVHGRTAFSPRFDGTDRWLQRTFVLADLRRSRAHRAGDGYVLADPAGRRA; translated from the coding sequence ATGGAAGTATCGGCGCCGGACCTGGTGCTGACCGGAGCCGAGAGCGCCGCCACCGAACGGGTCGTCGCGCTGCTCGGCGGCGGACCGCAGGGGGCCCTGGTCGACGACCCCGCCTGGGTGGCCTCGGCCCGCGACCACTGGGAGGAACTGCCGGCCCGGCTGCGCCGGACCCTGCGCTCCTTCCGCCGGGACCCCGGAACGGGCGGCGCCCTGCTCGTGCGCGGGCTGCCGGTCGGCGGGGCCGCGCTCGGGGCCACCCCCGTGACCGACGGCTCGGTGCAGCGCGCCGCGACCGTACCGGCGTCGGTGCTGGTGCTCGCCGCGTGCGGGCTCGGCGACCCCGCCGCCTTCCGCCCCGAGAAGACCGGCGCGCTGGTCCAGGACGTCGTCCCGGTGCCCGGACGCGAGGAGTTCCAGGGCAACGCGGGCTCGGTGCTGCTCACCTTCCACAACGAGAACGCCTTCCACCCGCACCGGCCGGACTTCGTCATGCTGCTGTGCCTGCGGGCCGACCCGGAGGGGCTGGCCGGACTGCGCACCTCCTGCGTGCGCGAGGTGCTGCCGCTGATGGACGGGGAGACCCGGGCGGCGCTGTGGCGGCCGGAGTTCCGCACCGCGCCGCCGCCGTCGTTCGGCGCCGCGGACGGCCGCGCCGAGCCGCACCCCGTGCTCACCGGTGCGTACGAGGACCCCGACCTGCGGGTGGACATGGCCGCCACCGAGCCGCTCACCGAGCGGGGTGCGGCGGCCCTGGGCGAGCTGCGGGTCCTCTTCGAACGCACCGCCAGGACCGCGCGGCTGGAGCCGGGTGACCTCGCGGTCGTCGACAACCGGATCACCGTGCACGGGCGCACCGCCTTCAGCCCGCGTTTCGACGGGACCGACCGGTGGCTCCAGCGGACCTTCGTCCTCGCCGATCTGCGTCGCTCGCGGGCGCACCGGGCGGGTGACGGCTACGTCCTGGCCGACCCGGCCGGGCGCCGCGCCTGA
- a CDS encoding MbtH family protein: MSSSEDTTVYQVVINDEEQYSIWPADRDLPAGWRADGTRGEKAQCLAHIDEVWTDMRPLSLRVAMERQAAAPVAAG; encoded by the coding sequence ATGAGCAGCAGCGAGGACACCACCGTGTACCAGGTCGTCATCAACGACGAGGAGCAGTACTCGATCTGGCCGGCCGACCGGGACCTGCCCGCCGGCTGGCGCGCCGACGGCACCCGGGGCGAGAAGGCGCAGTGCCTGGCCCACATCGACGAGGTGTGGACCGACATGCGGCCGCTGAGCCTGCGCGTGGCGATGGAGCGGCAGGCCGCCGCGCCGGTGGCCGCGGGCTGA
- a CDS encoding amino acid adenylation domain-containing protein, whose protein sequence is MDPRLEHQDWISAIAATAAADPDRTAFEFSGREDAPVERLTYGQLDRRARAVAARLQRLGLTDRPVLLLQPPGLDYVVSFVGCLYARAVAVPVYPPNRRPRSVERLVDIVADCGATVALTTAAVRDRLLPDDPDGAVMDVLRLLATDLVPESEAGEWAHPSVGADTVAFLQYTSGSTSAPRGVVLTHGNLLHNSALIQRAFRTTGSTRGMSWLPLFHDMGLIGGMLQPLYYAGSCSLMSPTSFGQDPLRWLREISRSRATVSGGPNFAYDLCADLATPEVLAGLDLSSWEVAFNGAEPVRAETFRRFAAAYAPAGFRAEAFTPCYGLAEATLIVSCKPHGTAPARHLAPNALLAGTGDAAAEGNGADKADGTTELVSSGRPDDSQRLEIVDPVTRRPVAPGGIGEIWLSGPSVAQGYWNRPEHTEATFGARIVTDGTPDGTPDGTPEGTPAAAGPTFLRTGDLGLLHEGELYVTGRLKDLIIVRGRNHYPQDIEQTVSAVHPALRANCGAAVQVELGGDAELVIVQEVSRDHQDGDLPALARAVREAVAEAHGVRPAAVVLIRAATLPRTSSGKVQRHVCAASYQDGDLTALAHSGRPQGAAAERTVALDAAALRAADPAARPELLLAALYGLLAARLGLATEDLAPGQRLTELGLDSLGAVRLRHELHTALGVDLTLTEALDLDLAGLAALLAERSEEAAGTSGPAAADGSTAPTEPTAPTEPGDHPLSPNQGALWLLHQVAPESPAYLVSTAFRVHGDLDPAALNTALTGLTRRHAVLRSTFPRTEQGPVQRVHADLPPAFERTDARGWSAAELAARLTEAAEEPFGLETGPLLRARLFTGAEGGHRLVLTAHHLVADLWSLSLLLDELATGYPAALRAEPLPDGETGSAPFTAFARRQTGLPDTAAGQRRLDQWRTTLAGVRSGTSLPADLPPRRQRLRGAAVPLRVDAATTAALTALARREGGTLYTVLLAAFQLLLARSTGEQDVVVGTPAHGRDDAAFAGTVGCLVNTVPLRVRIESAEPFTALLGRVREGARLALDGAEVPFPALVELIRPDRDQGGRPLVRSLFSLQQAPGEHAEALVAMATGRGDVPFALGGLDCSTIELPVSGSQFDLQLTLGEAADGLAGAVRYDTDRYLPATAERFAAHFATLLAEIAADASRPAGELPLLAPAELRAVLAEGNDTALGYDPADGVVRGFEARAARTPLAVAVRAAGPEGGEELDYGTLDRLADGVAARLRTLGIGPGRTVAVLLPRTPRLLVALLGVLKSGAAYLPLDPGHPADRLALVLADGAAAAVLTDLPAARVPAGDWTVLAMDTIGEWRRTADTRTDPEAAAYVLHTSGSTGRPKGVVVPHRALANLLASFQRDLALAPGAGWLSVTTPAFDIAALEYFLPLVNGATVHLADAATAGDGSRLRACLDGGGISHLQATPVTWQLLLEAGWQGTPGLTALCGGERLPAPQAAELLARGARLWQVYGPTETTVWSARGELTAADGELPLGTPVANTRLHVVDPLLHPVPAGFTGELLIGGDGLAHGYLDRPGLTAERFVPDPFGGAPGARLYRTGDLVRRGPGGALLFVGRTDTQVKLHGHRIELGEIETALERLPSVRRAAVVVDGEGARARLVGYLEQHGTPAAPAELRELLRRTLPGYAVPSLLVTLDELPLTANAKVDRRALPEPEHPGTTGAVEEPVGPTEQRIAALLAELLGAERIGRHEDLFDRGAHSLLLARFAERLRSEFGAAPQLHQLFDRPTVAAVAALVDAAAQRPGGAQATRTAPVRVDRTRYAVSRGSDGALRPVLAGAAAEGDAR, encoded by the coding sequence GTGGACCCGCGACTTGAGCATCAGGACTGGATCTCGGCGATCGCCGCCACCGCGGCGGCGGATCCGGACCGTACGGCCTTCGAGTTCTCCGGAAGGGAGGACGCGCCCGTCGAGCGGCTGACCTACGGACAGCTCGACCGGCGGGCCCGGGCCGTGGCCGCCCGGCTGCAGCGGCTCGGTCTGACCGACCGTCCGGTGCTGCTGCTCCAGCCCCCGGGTCTGGACTACGTGGTCTCCTTCGTCGGCTGCCTGTACGCCCGGGCCGTCGCGGTGCCGGTGTACCCGCCCAACCGCCGCCCGCGTTCGGTGGAGCGGCTGGTCGACATCGTCGCGGACTGCGGGGCGACGGTGGCGCTGACCACCGCCGCCGTCCGCGACCGGCTGCTGCCCGATGACCCGGACGGCGCGGTGATGGACGTACTGCGGCTGCTGGCGACCGACCTGGTGCCGGAGTCGGAGGCGGGGGAGTGGGCGCACCCGTCGGTGGGCGCCGACACCGTGGCGTTCCTCCAGTACACCTCCGGCTCCACCTCGGCGCCGCGCGGCGTGGTGCTGACGCACGGCAACCTGCTGCACAACTCGGCCCTGATCCAGCGGGCGTTCCGCACCACCGGCAGCACCCGCGGCATGTCCTGGCTGCCGCTCTTCCACGACATGGGGCTCATCGGCGGCATGCTCCAGCCGCTGTACTACGCGGGCTCCTGCTCGCTGATGTCCCCCACCTCCTTCGGGCAGGACCCGCTGCGCTGGCTGCGCGAGATCAGCCGGTCCCGCGCCACGGTCAGCGGCGGCCCCAACTTCGCCTACGACCTGTGCGCCGACCTGGCCACCCCCGAGGTGCTGGCCGGACTCGATCTGAGCAGCTGGGAGGTGGCGTTCAACGGCGCCGAACCGGTGCGCGCCGAAACCTTCCGGCGGTTCGCCGCCGCCTACGCCCCGGCGGGCTTCCGGGCGGAGGCCTTCACCCCCTGCTACGGGCTGGCGGAGGCCACGCTGATCGTCTCGTGCAAGCCGCACGGCACGGCCCCGGCCCGCCACCTGGCCCCGAACGCGCTGCTCGCCGGAACCGGCGACGCGGCGGCAGAGGGTAACGGGGCCGACAAGGCCGACGGGACCACCGAGCTGGTCAGCAGCGGGCGTCCGGACGACTCCCAGCGGCTGGAGATCGTCGACCCCGTCACCCGGCGCCCGGTGGCCCCCGGCGGCATCGGCGAGATCTGGCTCTCCGGCCCGAGCGTGGCCCAGGGCTACTGGAACCGGCCCGAACACACCGAGGCCACCTTCGGCGCCCGCATCGTCACCGACGGCACGCCCGACGGCACGCCCGACGGCACGCCCGAGGGGACGCCCGCCGCAGCCGGTCCCACCTTCCTGCGCACCGGCGACCTCGGCCTGCTGCACGAGGGCGAGCTGTACGTCACCGGCCGCCTCAAGGACCTGATCATCGTCCGCGGCCGCAACCACTACCCGCAGGACATCGAGCAGACCGTCTCGGCCGTCCACCCCGCGCTGCGCGCCAACTGCGGCGCGGCCGTCCAGGTCGAACTGGGCGGCGACGCCGAGCTGGTGATCGTCCAGGAAGTGTCCCGGGACCACCAGGACGGCGATCTGCCCGCGCTGGCCCGCGCGGTGCGCGAGGCCGTCGCCGAGGCGCACGGCGTACGACCGGCCGCCGTGGTGCTGATCCGCGCCGCGACGCTGCCGCGCACCTCCAGCGGAAAGGTCCAGCGCCACGTGTGCGCCGCCTCCTACCAGGACGGCGACCTCACCGCGCTGGCCCACAGCGGCCGCCCGCAGGGCGCCGCCGCCGAGCGGACGGTGGCGCTGGACGCCGCCGCGCTGCGGGCCGCCGACCCGGCCGCACGCCCGGAGTTGCTGCTGGCCGCGCTGTACGGGCTGCTCGCGGCCCGGCTCGGACTGGCCACGGAGGACCTCGCGCCCGGACAGCGGCTGACCGAACTGGGCCTGGACTCGCTCGGCGCGGTCCGGCTGCGGCACGAACTGCACACCGCCCTGGGCGTGGACCTGACCCTGACCGAGGCGCTCGACCTGGACCTGGCCGGACTGGCCGCACTGCTCGCCGAGCGCTCCGAGGAGGCCGCCGGGACGTCCGGACCGGCCGCGGCGGACGGCTCCACCGCACCCACCGAGCCCACCGCACCCACCGAGCCCGGAGACCACCCGCTCTCCCCGAACCAGGGCGCCCTCTGGCTGCTGCACCAGGTCGCCCCGGAGAGCCCCGCCTACCTGGTCTCCACCGCCTTCCGCGTGCACGGCGACCTCGACCCGGCCGCCCTGAACACCGCGCTGACGGGCCTGACCCGGCGGCACGCCGTACTGCGCAGCACCTTCCCCCGGACCGAACAGGGCCCGGTGCAGCGGGTGCACGCCGACCTGCCGCCCGCCTTCGAGCGGACCGACGCCCGCGGCTGGAGCGCGGCCGAGCTGGCCGCCCGGCTGACCGAGGCGGCCGAGGAGCCCTTCGGTCTGGAGACCGGACCGCTGCTGCGGGCCCGCCTGTTCACCGGCGCCGAGGGCGGCCACCGGCTGGTCCTCACCGCCCACCACCTGGTGGCCGACCTGTGGTCCCTGTCGCTGCTGCTGGACGAGCTGGCCACCGGTTACCCGGCGGCGCTGCGCGCGGAGCCCCTGCCCGACGGGGAGACCGGCTCCGCCCCGTTCACGGCCTTCGCCCGGCGGCAGACCGGGCTGCCGGACACCGCGGCCGGACAGCGTCGGCTGGACCAGTGGCGCACCACCCTGGCCGGGGTCCGGTCCGGCACCTCGCTCCCCGCCGACCTGCCGCCCCGGCGCCAGCGGCTGCGCGGCGCGGCCGTCCCGCTCCGGGTGGACGCCGCCACCACCGCGGCGCTGACGGCGCTGGCCCGGCGCGAGGGCGGCACCCTGTACACGGTGCTGCTGGCCGCCTTCCAGCTGCTGCTGGCCCGCAGCACCGGCGAGCAGGACGTGGTCGTCGGCACCCCGGCCCACGGCCGGGACGACGCCGCCTTCGCGGGCACGGTCGGCTGCCTGGTCAACACGGTGCCGCTGCGCGTCCGGATCGAGTCCGCCGAGCCGTTCACCGCCCTGCTGGGGCGGGTGCGCGAGGGCGCGCGGCTCGCGCTGGACGGCGCCGAGGTGCCGTTCCCGGCACTCGTCGAGCTGATCCGCCCGGACCGCGACCAGGGCGGACGGCCGCTGGTGCGCAGCCTGTTCAGCCTCCAGCAGGCCCCGGGCGAGCACGCCGAGGCGCTGGTGGCGATGGCCACCGGCCGCGGCGACGTCCCCTTCGCCCTCGGTGGCCTGGACTGCTCGACCATCGAACTGCCGGTCAGCGGGAGCCAGTTCGACCTCCAGCTGACCCTGGGCGAGGCCGCGGACGGTCTCGCCGGTGCGGTCCGCTACGACACCGACCGCTACCTCCCGGCCACCGCCGAGCGCTTCGCCGCCCACTTCGCCACCCTGCTGGCGGAGATCGCGGCCGACGCCTCCCGCCCGGCCGGCGAACTGCCGCTGCTGGCCCCGGCCGAGCTGCGGGCCGTTCTCGCCGAGGGCAACGACACCGCCCTCGGCTACGACCCGGCCGACGGGGTGGTGCGCGGCTTCGAGGCCCGGGCCGCCCGGACCCCGCTGGCCGTCGCGGTCCGCGCCGCCGGCCCCGAGGGCGGCGAGGAGCTGGACTACGGGACGCTGGACCGGCTCGCCGACGGGGTCGCCGCCCGGCTGCGTACGCTGGGCATCGGCCCCGGCCGCACCGTGGCCGTCCTGCTGCCGCGCACCCCGCGGCTGCTCGTCGCGCTGCTCGGCGTGCTCAAGTCCGGCGCCGCCTACCTGCCGCTGGACCCCGGGCACCCGGCCGACCGGCTGGCGCTGGTGCTGGCGGACGGCGCGGCCGCCGCGGTACTGACCGACCTGCCCGCCGCGAGGGTGCCCGCCGGGGACTGGACCGTGCTGGCCATGGACACCATCGGCGAGTGGCGGCGTACGGCCGACACCCGGACCGACCCGGAGGCGGCGGCGTACGTCCTGCACACCTCCGGTTCGACCGGCCGCCCCAAGGGCGTCGTCGTCCCGCACCGGGCCCTGGCCAACCTGCTGGCCTCCTTCCAGCGGGACCTCGCGCTCGCCCCCGGCGCGGGCTGGCTCTCCGTCACCACCCCGGCCTTCGACATCGCCGCGCTGGAGTACTTCCTGCCGCTGGTCAACGGCGCGACCGTGCACCTGGCGGACGCGGCCACGGCGGGCGACGGCTCGCGGCTGCGCGCCTGCCTGGACGGCGGCGGGATCAGCCACCTCCAGGCCACCCCCGTCACCTGGCAGCTGCTGCTGGAAGCGGGCTGGCAGGGCACGCCCGGACTGACCGCGCTGTGCGGCGGCGAGCGGCTCCCCGCGCCGCAGGCCGCCGAGCTGCTGGCCCGCGGTGCGCGGCTCTGGCAGGTCTACGGTCCGACCGAGACCACCGTCTGGTCGGCGCGCGGCGAGCTGACCGCGGCCGACGGGGAACTGCCGCTGGGCACCCCGGTCGCCAACACCCGCCTCCACGTGGTCGATCCACTGCTGCACCCGGTCCCGGCCGGGTTCACCGGCGAGCTGCTGATCGGCGGCGACGGCCTGGCCCACGGTTACCTGGACCGCCCCGGCCTGACCGCCGAGCGCTTCGTACCGGACCCCTTCGGCGGCGCGCCGGGGGCGCGGCTCTACCGCACCGGAGACCTGGTGCGGCGCGGGCCCGGGGGCGCGCTGCTCTTCGTGGGCCGCACCGACACGCAGGTGAAACTGCACGGACACCGGATCGAACTCGGCGAGATCGAGACCGCCCTGGAGCGGCTGCCCTCCGTCCGCCGCGCGGCGGTCGTCGTCGACGGCGAGGGCGCCCGGGCCCGCCTGGTCGGGTACCTGGAACAGCACGGGACGCCCGCCGCCCCGGCCGAGCTGCGCGAACTGCTGCGCCGCACGCTGCCCGGCTACGCGGTCCCCTCGCTGCTGGTGACCCTGGACGAGCTGCCGCTGACCGCCAACGCCAAGGTGGACCGGCGGGCCCTGCCCGAGCCGGAGCACCCCGGCACGACGGGCGCCGTGGAGGAGCCCGTCGGACCGACCGAGCAGCGGATCGCCGCCCTGCTGGCCGAACTGCTGGGGGCCGAACGGATCGGACGGCACGAGGACCTCTTCGACCGGGGCGCGCACTCGCTGCTGCTGGCCCGCTTCGCCGAGCGCCTGCGGTCCGAGTTCGGCGCCGCACCGCAGCTGCACCAGCTGTTCGACCGGCCCACGGTGGCCGCCGTGGCCGCCCTGGTCGACGCGGCGGCCCAGCGGCCCGGGGGAGCGCAGGCCACCCGGACCGCCCCGGTCCGGGTGGACCGTACCCGCTACGCCGTCAGCCGCGGGTCCGACGGCGCGCTGCGCCCGGTGCTCGCGGGCGCGGCCGCCGAGGGGGACGCACGATGA